The Dokdonia donghaensis DSW-1 DNA window AGCTGCCTACTGCTCTATCCCGCGATGTATGTTCCAGTAACACGTTTCTTGATTAGGCCATCAGTACTGCGTTAATTGGAGTGCAAATATACAACCGTTTTTGTCATATATAAAAGGAAAATGTAGGATATTTTTTTAATTATTCGCAACCATCACATAGACAGGTATATCTGTAACAATATATATAATTGAGAGTAGGTAATACTGTATTAAAATCTCAAATACTACCTCAAGATGTACAAAATAGAAATGAGAAATGACTTATTGTTCAATATCAAGAGCCTCAAAACCTACAAGTTCTTGCGCCTCAAAAGTAGTGCGTACTTCTATAGGGTTGCAACACACCTCACAATCTTCTACATAAACCGTACTCACAGATGGATCTAATAACATAGACACCTCTTCCCAGCAATACGGACATTGAAAAAAATGCTCATACATAATGTAATCTTTTGTTGCGCTTTCGCGAAAGCGTAATTAACCTAGAACTTCACATTAAGTAGTTGCCCTGTGAGCTGCAGCAGTGTTATCTCTGCCAGCTTTGCGGTGTACTTTGCAGCGTTCTTAGTGGTTTGTGCGTTGAGCAAGTTAAGTTGAGCTTGTCTAAACTCTACACTACTCACCTGCCCAAGTTTAAATCGTTCTTGTGATCTATCAAAGTTAGCCTGACTTGTAATTACATTTTGCTCTTGTAGTTCATAAATTTTAAGAGCATTAAGATAATCACCTTTTGCATTTGCTATATCTCTTAGTACTTGCTGTTGTAGCTGTTCTTGAGTATACTTTTGATTTTCTAAAAATATCTTTGCATTTTTTACTCCTATAATAGAGCGGCCTCCGTCAAAGAGATTCCACTGTAGGGTTGCGCCGGTTTGAAAACCTGTAGACGTGCTTGAGGCAAGAAAATTTGTAGCAGGAAAGTTACCCTCTGTCCAGCCATAACTACCTGTAAGACCTATTGTAGGTAAAAGCAAAGATTTAGCTTGTTTAATTTGATAATCACTTATAGTAATATTTTGCTCTGCCTGTAATATAGACACGTTATTTCTTATACCTTCACTTATATAACCTTCTACCTCAAGTGGGTTTACAAAGGTAACTGTAGTATCTGCACTCTTTAAATCTTCTAGCTCTCTTGCGAGCACTACATTAAGATCTCGCTGTGCGTTGCGTAACTGCTGTCTTGTATTAAGAATATTTGTACTATCTGTTACAATATCTACCTGCGCATTGAGCACTTCTAATTTGTTTACTTGGCCATAATCAAATTGATATTGCGCACGCACCTCCCTAGCTTTTGAAATATCTAATGCGGTTTCTAAAACAGCTAAATTTTCTTCTATACGAGCCACTTCATAATACACAGAGAATAATTGAAGCATTACATTCTCTATAGTCTCCCTTGCCTGTAGCTTTGAGAGGCCATATTGCTCTTTTAATGTTTTATAATTATAATATCTACCTAGACCATCAAAAAGCGTATAATTAAGATTTATAGATGCGTTATAACGTGTGGTCTCTGCTCCATCTACAGTGCTTACATTACCATCTTGAAAGGTAGCCTCTTGATCATCTATACTATAATTTACACCTGCATTACCTGTGAGGGATGGCAAGTAGCCACTATTTAATATACTTTTATTGTTTTCGGCTATGGTAACTTGATTATTAGCGAGTAGTATCCCAAAGTTATTCTCAAGCATTATCTGCACGGCTTCTTCTTTTGTGAGCAATTGTGCCGGGAGGTCTTGTGCATACGCTTTCGCGAAAGCAAAAAACAATACCATAGCAACTATACTTTTTATAAAAGATTGTTTCATCTGTTTGCAGTCATTTTAAGTAATAATGTTTCTAGCGTACGTCTTTGCACTAGGTTGTCTTGATTTGCCCTTATGAACTCAATATCATCTATATGAAAAACGAGTTCACCTTCTTCTTCTTCAATCCCGAGCTGGCTACTTAGGTAAGTTTGAGCTCCAGGTAGTCCTCCTTTTTTTATAGTTACTTCATCTCCAGATTTAGTAAGCAAAAAGCTATTAAAATCTAAAAAGCGCTCTATGCCTGATAGCATTTTAAAACCTACAAGTCCAGCAGTAATCATTAACACATACATAAACAACTTATCAAGTCCAAACTCGTTATCGCCGGTAAAAATTGCAACGAGTAGCCAGAAAGCTATAAGCCCTACAAGTGACAGTAACACTCCTAGTACTATGGATATGATATCCATAATTTTTGCTTTGGAAGTGCGCTTTACTATAATCTCTCCTGTGGTTGTGTTTTCTTCATAATGAAAGCCTAGTTCTTCTAGGTTTTCAAGATTTGCGATGGCCGCTTCTTTTTGTGCAATTTGCTCTTCTAGCTTTTCTGTAGAAACATCAATAGATCTATTTCTAATAGTATCTAGCAAGTTAAGTTTTGCTTCGTAAGTAAGCTTGTCGCTATGCTCTAGCACGGCAACAATTTCTCGCGGTGTATGATTTTTATACAAATTCATTTTACGCTATATCTGTTTTAGGCTTAAAGGCAACTTGAAGCTCTTGGTTGTCATTATCGTGCTCTTCTTCCATTTCCTTTACGGCTCTCTCTTGATTTTCTCTAGCTGTCTTTCTTCCCTTCTGTAACATATCTGTAGTGGTCTTTACCCAGTTGCTAAATGATAAAAAGATAGGAAGCATTACAAGCGTAAGTACCGTTGCAAAGCCTATCCCGTATGCAATAGATATTGCCATAGGGATTAAGAACTGTGCTTGTCTACTCTCTTCAAAAATAAGCGGAGCAAGACCAGCAATAGTTGTGATTGAGGTAAGAAAGATAGCTCTAAATCTAGAACGACCAGCATCAAAAATAGCATCCTCAAAGGTCATACCCTCTCTTAGGTTAGTATTAAACTTACCTATAAGTACCAAGCCATCATTAACCATAATCCCTATCAAGGCTATAATACCAAGCATAGATAATATGTTAAGCGGGAAATCGTGTATCCAGTGCCCCCAGGCTACTGCCGGTAAACTCAATGGTATGAGAAGCAATAACATCAACGGCTGACTATAACTTCTAAAGGTAAATGCAATCACTATATAAATAAGTAATAGCACCGTAAGGCCTACAGGTATAAGTGAGTCTGTAAGTTTACCTGCCTCTCTGTTTTGACCTTCGTATGATGGTGTTACTGTAGGATACTTAGATAATATCTCTGGCATCACGTTAGTACGCAAATCTGTCATTACATCTGTGGCACTTACTTCTTTTGGGTTTTTGAGATCTGCAAGTATTTGTATCTCCCTTCTACCCTCAAGGTGGTTTACTGCCACATCACCACGCTCAATAGTGTAAGATGCTATCTCATTGAGAGGCACCTTTGCTCCAGATGGCGTAGTGATACGCATATCATCTAGATTAGATATAGATGATCTATTATCCCGATCATAACGCACCCATACTCTTATCTCATCTTGACCTCTCTGAAAGCGCTGCGCTTGTGCCCCAAAGAATCCTGCTCGTACCTGTGCCATTACAGTTTGCAAATTGAGTCCCAGTGAGTATGCAGACTCGTTGAGCTCTAATCTAATTTCTTTAATACCCGCAGGGTCGTTATCTGTTATATCTTTTAAAACTGGGTTTGTCTCTAAGGACTTCTTCAGTTCTTCCTTTGCGGCTTTAAGCTCTGCAATATTATTACCCAATAGAGAAACAGCTACTGGACTTCCTCCGAAGTTACCTCCACCTCCATACACAAGGCTTTCTTTACCTATAACAGGCCCCACCTTTTCTTGTATCATATTACCTACAATATCTGAGGTCACTTCATTAGGTCGCTCTTCTCCTGGCAATAAATTTATACTCAAAGAGGCTGTAGAGGTACCTGGGCCAATGTTTTTGATAATGTTTTCAAACATTGGGCCGTCTATTTCATTTTTATACTTTTCAGTGAGCTCTTTATTAGTCTCTATAACCTTTTCTTCTATCATAGAGATAATACTATCTGTAATAGCGGCATTTGTACCATTAGGCATTTCAAGACTTATTCTCACATTGTCACTCGCCACTCTCGGGAAAAACGCTCCACGTATAATACCCGCCTCAAAACTCCCAGAAGTGAGTAAAATAAAGGCAATAAAAATTGAGAACATCAAAAACTTATAATCAAGCGCAAACCTTAAAACTGGGCTATACACACGATCACGTAACCAGACCATAATACGGTCTCCAAACTCATTTATATAACGCAGATTTGAGAATAGCTTTGCCATTCCCTTTTTAGGCTTATTACTTTGTGCTCGCAATGCCTTAGAATGTGCAAGGTGAGCTGGCAGTATAATGAGGGCTTCTACAAGAGAAACAAGCAACGTAAGCATTACTATAACCGAAACCTCTCCGAAAAACTCACCTATTCTTCCATCCAAAAATAAGAAAATACCAAAAGCCAGAATCGTTGTAGTGATTGCCGAAAGTATAGGAGGCAACACTTCCATTGTTCCATCTACAGCAGCTTGTATAGGTGTTTTACCACGTTCATAATGCTGGTAGATGTTTTCTGCTATCACAATACCGTCATCTACCAGAATACCTATCACGATGATCATCCCAAATAATGATAATACATTAATCGTCACATTAAAATAGCCTGCAAGCATAAACATCCCTAAGAATGCCACGGGAAGTCCAAAGGCTACCCAGAATGCTAGTCGAGTATTTAAGAATACTGATAGAAACAATAGCACTAAGAGCATCCCTACAATAGCATTTTCAGTAAGGAGGGCAGTACGCTGTACAAGGGTTATAGATAAGTCACTTACAACAGCAAGTTGCACATTATTATATTTAGCATTAAAGTCTTCTATATACACTTTTGCCTTTTCTGCGGCGCCTATAAGATCTTCTGTATTTGTAGAGGTTATCGTCACATTTACAGCAAGATTTCCATTAAAGTAGTTTGCATTAGGTGTTTCAGAAAAACGATCTCTTACCTCTGCCACGTCTTTAAGGCGTATCGTTTGCCCGCTTGCGTCTGATCGCACTATTACATTAGACAACTCATCCCCGTAGTAAGCTCTATTATTTGCACGTATAAGATACTCTTCGGCTTCCGTTTTTATAGACCCGCCTGTAGTGAGAATA harbors:
- a CDS encoding CPXCG motif-containing cysteine-rich protein — protein: MYEHFFQCPYCWEEVSMLLDPSVSTVYVEDCEVCCNPIEVRTTFEAQELVGFEALDIEQ
- a CDS encoding TolC family protein, producing MKQSFIKSIVAMVLFFAFAKAYAQDLPAQLLTKEEAVQIMLENNFGILLANNQVTIAENNKSILNSGYLPSLTGNAGVNYSIDDQEATFQDGNVSTVDGAETTRYNASINLNYTLFDGLGRYYNYKTLKEQYGLSKLQARETIENVMLQLFSVYYEVARIEENLAVLETALDISKAREVRAQYQFDYGQVNKLEVLNAQVDIVTDSTNILNTRQQLRNAQRDLNVVLARELEDLKSADTTVTFVNPLEVEGYISEGIRNNVSILQAEQNITISDYQIKQAKSLLLPTIGLTGSYGWTEGNFPATNFLASSTSTGFQTGATLQWNLFDGGRSIIGVKNAKIFLENQKYTQEQLQQQVLRDIANAKGDYLNALKIYELQEQNVITSQANFDRSQERFKLGQVSSVEFRQAQLNLLNAQTTKNAAKYTAKLAEITLLQLTGQLLNVKF
- a CDS encoding efflux RND transporter permease subunit, with the protein product MRKVIEYFIKYHVAVNVIVLMFVVFGIYGALSLNSSFFPLVDSKNINISVAYPGASPQEVEEGIVLKIEDNLKGLDGVERVTSTSRENSGTINVEIEKGKDIDFMLLEVKNAVDRVPSFPSGMEPLVVAKVEAIRQTISFSISGENVSLETLKQIGRQVENDLRGIDGISQIAISGYPEEEIEIAVNENSLLAYDLSFADVSQAVSTSNILTTGGSIKTEAEEYLIRANNRAYYGDELSNVIVRSDASGQTIRLKDVAEVRDRFSETPNANYFNGNLAVNVTITSTNTEDLIGAAEKAKVYIEDFNAKYNNVQLAVVSDLSITLVQRTALLTENAIVGMLLVLLFLSVFLNTRLAFWVAFGLPVAFLGMFMLAGYFNVTINVLSLFGMIIVIGILVDDGIVIAENIYQHYERGKTPIQAAVDGTMEVLPPILSAITTTILAFGIFLFLDGRIGEFFGEVSVIVMLTLLVSLVEALIILPAHLAHSKALRAQSNKPKKGMAKLFSNLRYINEFGDRIMVWLRDRVYSPVLRFALDYKFLMFSIFIAFILLTSGSFEAGIIRGAFFPRVASDNVRISLEMPNGTNAAITDSIISMIEEKVIETNKELTEKYKNEIDGPMFENIIKNIGPGTSTASLSINLLPGEERPNEVTSDIVGNMIQEKVGPVIGKESLVYGGGGNFGGSPVAVSLLGNNIAELKAAKEELKKSLETNPVLKDITDNDPAGIKEIRLELNESAYSLGLNLQTVMAQVRAGFFGAQAQRFQRGQDEIRVWVRYDRDNRSSISNLDDMRITTPSGAKVPLNEIASYTIERGDVAVNHLEGRREIQILADLKNPKEVSATDVMTDLRTNVMPEILSKYPTVTPSYEGQNREAGKLTDSLIPVGLTVLLLIYIVIAFTFRSYSQPLMLLLLIPLSLPAVAWGHWIHDFPLNILSMLGIIALIGIMVNDGLVLIGKFNTNLREGMTFEDAIFDAGRSRFRAIFLTSITTIAGLAPLIFEESRQAQFLIPMAISIAYGIGFATVLTLVMLPIFLSFSNWVKTTTDMLQKGRKTARENQERAVKEMEEEHDNDNQELQVAFKPKTDIA